Proteins co-encoded in one Cupriavidus taiwanensis genomic window:
- a CDS encoding putative colanic acid biosynthesis acetyltransferase yields the protein MIIQHTHRTSGPSFSLSNRVRRQLWNWVWLWLFRPSLRPMHAWRAALLRLFGARLGRDARVYPAARIWAPWNLVMGEHTAVADGVTLYNISPITLGDYAIVSQGSHLCTGSHDYNSETFQLIAAPITLERHVWVCAEAFISPGVTLPEGAVIAPRTVVTKPLREAWTVYGGTPARAIGQRRPQP from the coding sequence ATGATCATTCAGCACACCCACCGCACCTCCGGCCCGTCGTTTTCGCTGTCCAACCGTGTACGCCGGCAGCTATGGAACTGGGTATGGCTGTGGCTGTTCCGCCCCAGCCTGCGCCCGATGCATGCCTGGCGCGCCGCGCTGCTGCGGCTGTTCGGCGCCCGCCTCGGCCGCGATGCGCGGGTCTACCCCGCCGCGCGGATCTGGGCGCCGTGGAACCTGGTGATGGGCGAGCACACCGCCGTCGCCGACGGCGTGACCCTCTACAACATCAGTCCGATCACGCTCGGCGACTACGCCATCGTGTCACAAGGCTCGCACCTGTGCACGGGGTCGCACGACTACAACAGCGAGACCTTCCAGCTGATCGCGGCGCCGATCACGCTGGAGCGCCATGTGTGGGTGTGCGCCGAAGCGTTCATCTCGCCCGGCGTGACCTTGCCCGAAGGCGCGGTGATCGCGCCGCGCACGGTGGTCACCAAGCCGCTGCGCGAAGCGTGGACGGTGTATGGCGGCACCCCTGCGCGCGCCATCGGCCAGCGCCGCCCGCAGCCGTGA
- a CDS encoding low molecular weight protein-tyrosine-phosphatase, which translates to MIRSILVVCLGNRCRSPMAADLLRQALPDCHISSAGLAPPVGAGADPRVIRLLAKDGLDLAAHRARELDDDMVDGADLVLVMDSEQREWLEQRFPRARGKTFRLCEAAQADIPDPYGGSQAMFLIVLGLIREGVQAWTAQIQSEAQATRYGEAT; encoded by the coding sequence ATGATCCGCTCCATTCTGGTGGTGTGCCTGGGCAACCGCTGCCGCAGCCCGATGGCCGCCGACCTGCTGCGCCAGGCCTTGCCCGACTGCCACATCAGCTCCGCCGGGCTGGCGCCGCCGGTGGGCGCCGGCGCCGATCCGCGCGTGATCCGGCTGCTGGCCAAGGACGGCCTGGACCTGGCCGCGCATCGCGCGCGCGAACTCGATGACGACATGGTCGACGGCGCGGACCTGGTGCTGGTGATGGACAGCGAGCAACGCGAATGGCTGGAGCAGCGTTTCCCGAGGGCGCGCGGCAAGACCTTCCGCCTGTGCGAGGCCGCGCAGGCGGATATTCCCGATCCCTACGGCGGCTCGCAGGCAATGTTCCTGATCGTGCTGGGGCTGATCCGCGAGGGCGTGCAGGCATGGACCGCACAGATTCAATCCGAAGCACAGGCAACCCGCTACGGGGAGGCAACATGA
- a CDS encoding glycosyltransferase family 4 protein — MMHPLQLRETPAPLPSILIYSAPFHPLVGGMERFAEELARGLAELGYPVEVATRTPAAPGDATTFPFTVTRVSGKLQLARAMLRHRRVLFVGLTFYDVMLASALRRRIVLTHHGPYVIHGHTRGTWTGAIKRWLSRFYDGICVSHYLAGWLPGRPLVIHNGYRDDLFTAVPPAAARPPGSFIFVGRLVSEKGADLLVRSFARLHAGHPQARLTIVGDGPEREALGRLADRLGCAASVHFAGCQCPAGVAAMLGRHRCLVAPSLGYESFGIVALEGLAAGCEVIVSRRGGLPEAVGDFGWVVEPALEPLHAAMAAVLAGASRRDETGTQQFLREHERRVVAHRYAEAIARFTQHPREPRERVPFNPEQRGSEAGR, encoded by the coding sequence ATGATGCATCCCTTGCAGCTGCGCGAGACCCCTGCGCCGCTGCCCAGCATCCTGATCTACAGCGCCCCCTTCCATCCGTTGGTCGGCGGCATGGAGCGGTTCGCCGAGGAGCTGGCGCGCGGGCTGGCGGAACTGGGCTACCCCGTCGAAGTGGCCACGCGCACGCCGGCCGCGCCGGGCGACGCCACCACCTTCCCGTTCACCGTGACGCGGGTCAGCGGCAAGCTGCAGCTCGCGCGCGCCATGTTGCGCCACCGCCGCGTGCTGTTCGTCGGCCTGACCTTCTACGACGTGATGCTGGCCAGCGCGCTGCGCCGGCGCATCGTGCTGACGCACCACGGCCCCTACGTGATCCATGGCCACACCCGCGGCACCTGGACCGGTGCGATCAAGCGCTGGCTGTCGCGCTTCTACGACGGCATCTGCGTCAGCCACTACCTGGCCGGCTGGCTGCCGGGCCGGCCGCTGGTGATCCACAACGGCTATCGCGACGACCTGTTCACCGCGGTGCCGCCAGCCGCCGCGCGGCCGCCGGGAAGCTTCATCTTCGTCGGGCGGCTGGTGTCCGAAAAAGGCGCGGACCTGCTGGTGCGCAGCTTCGCGCGCCTGCACGCGGGGCATCCCCAGGCGCGGCTGACCATCGTCGGCGACGGGCCCGAGCGCGAGGCTCTGGGGCGGCTGGCCGACCGGCTGGGTTGCGCGGCGTCGGTTCACTTTGCCGGCTGCCAGTGCCCCGCCGGCGTGGCGGCGATGCTCGGCCGGCATCGATGCCTGGTGGCGCCGTCGCTAGGCTACGAGTCGTTTGGCATCGTCGCGCTGGAAGGCCTGGCGGCGGGCTGCGAAGTGATCGTCAGCCGGCGCGGCGGCCTGCCCGAAGCGGTCGGCGACTTCGGCTGGGTCGTGGAGCCGGCACTCGAGCCGCTGCATGCGGCCATGGCGGCGGTGCTGGCCGGCGCGTCACGACGCGACGAAACCGGCACGCAACAGTTCCTGCGCGAGCACGAACGCAGAGTGGTGGCGCATCGCTATGCCGAGGCCATCGCGCGCTTCACCCAGCATCCCAGAGAGCCGCGCGAGCGCGTGCCGTTCAACCCCGAGCAGCGGGGTTCCGAAGCGGGCCGCTAG
- a CDS encoding polysaccharide biosynthesis/export family protein, whose product MLGAALLLGGCAASPGMHFSPTANVDAVGPDAKPDITPITMDLVRELRAKSKPTNDRVEELFATPKPYVIGPGDIISVVVWDHPELVFPTQTYSIGAAFEVPASTSGSNMPGYVVSPNGDIQFPYAGVMKVSGKTANQVRDEMARVLSRVVRNPQMTVRVLGFRSQRVYVDGEVRTPGMLAIDDAPMTLVEALNRAGGVLNNTGDNSRVRVTRGERSWYVNIPAMLAKGVDPSRILLRSGDIVRVEQREDSKVFVTGEVVRPTSLLMRNGRMTLNEALGDAGGVNPNSANAEQIYVIRKTTTDSPKVFHLDGTSPVALAIAEGFELEPKDVVYVDAREVVRWSRVMTLVVSPLVGVNSLATRP is encoded by the coding sequence ATGCTCGGCGCCGCCCTGCTGCTGGGCGGCTGCGCCGCATCGCCGGGTATGCACTTCAGCCCCACCGCGAACGTCGATGCCGTCGGCCCTGACGCCAAGCCGGACATCACCCCGATCACCATGGACCTGGTGCGCGAGCTGCGCGCCAAGAGCAAGCCCACCAACGATCGCGTCGAGGAACTGTTCGCCACGCCCAAGCCCTACGTGATCGGGCCGGGCGACATCATCTCGGTGGTGGTGTGGGACCACCCGGAACTGGTGTTCCCGACGCAGACCTACAGCATCGGCGCGGCCTTCGAGGTGCCGGCCTCGACCAGCGGCTCCAACATGCCGGGCTATGTGGTCAGCCCCAACGGCGACATCCAGTTCCCCTATGCCGGCGTGATGAAGGTCTCCGGCAAGACCGCGAACCAGGTCCGCGACGAGATGGCGCGTGTGCTATCGCGCGTGGTGCGCAACCCGCAGATGACGGTGCGCGTGCTGGGCTTCCGCAGCCAGCGCGTCTATGTCGACGGCGAGGTCCGAACCCCCGGCATGCTCGCCATCGACGATGCGCCGATGACGCTGGTCGAGGCGCTGAACCGCGCCGGCGGCGTGCTCAACAACACCGGCGACAACAGCCGCGTGCGCGTAACCCGCGGCGAACGCAGCTGGTACGTAAACATCCCGGCGATGCTGGCCAAGGGTGTCGATCCGTCGCGCATCCTGCTGCGCTCGGGCGACATCGTGCGCGTCGAGCAGCGCGAGGACAGCAAGGTCTTCGTCACCGGCGAAGTGGTCCGGCCGACCTCGCTGCTGATGCGCAACGGGCGCATGACGCTGAACGAGGCGCTGGGCGATGCCGGCGGCGTCAACCCCAACTCCGCCAATGCCGAGCAGATCTACGTGATCCGCAAGACCACCACCGATTCGCCCAAGGTGTTCCACCTCGACGGCACCTCGCCGGTGGCGCTGGCGATTGCCGAAGGCTTCGAGCTCGAGCCCAAGGACGTGGTCTACGTCGATGCCCGCGAAGTGGTGCGGTGGAGCCGCGTCATGACCCTGGTGGTGAGCCCGCTGGTGGGCGTCAACAGTCTCGCTACCCGACCTTGA